The genomic stretch ACGACCGGCGAGATCGGCCTCAGGCGAAGCTCACCGCCACTAGTCACTAGTGAGGGCAAGCCTCGCCGGTCTAGATCTACCGAGGTTAGCCGACCCTCGCCCAGCAACGGCGAGGAGCCTTAGCATAGCTAGGCGAGGCTCGACTCGCCAGATCCGGTTTGGTGAGGTGAGCCTTGCCAACGACGCGAGGCTTGCCCTACCCGGTGGgcggcaaggtcgacctcgtcGGTCGTCGCCTCTAGCCGGCCAATCGACCgtagaaagaagaggaaataaaaaaataaaatattatgttgtcgatcggccaaaattagtcatatggactgaattgacacaattacaaaagatttaggattgaatcgataaaaaaaattaaaactgaattgacatatttATAATAGGCTTGAGAAATTTTtcgataactttttttttaaagatgcaCGCAAACTGTGCTCTTCGTATGCATTGAATAAGAACGTCCCCATAGGATGACGGACGACGCCCATGAAATTGCTGTTAAGTGGAAGATGCGATGATTTAAATACGAGATTAGCTGCATTATAATCGATGACTAAATCATTCGACAATCTCTAGAGAGAATGGAGTCGATGTGACTATGAGTGAGTGCGGAATACAAGCTAGTCTTgtcaaattattattattattattatgtgatGGTGGAGTTTGTGGTACCATATTCTTACGGATATTCTCTTTTTCGGCGTGACAAAAAGATGCGCTGTAGATTGGCCCATGATATGACCAAACATGATTTGTACTAAGTGCTGCAGAGATTGAGTCCGTCAGATTAACTCAGTCATATATATCAAGAATCTGCCGGGACCCATAGCGAATTTTGTTAAGACGAATCGCCATACTGGTTTTGCCCAACAATCATTACTTAGATTCTTATAATGCATAttttatttgtcacatgtgcatCAGTTTGCAGCGCCTTCCTCGTCATAAAAAATGGAAGAATCTTATAATACATACATCTAGTGAACGCGAACTCCTTCGGTTGCGAATTTGCCGGAGTAAGAGAAAAACTCGGCTGCACCAAGCACACGAACCATTGGATGAGATGAAAGCGTGCGCTGATACTACAATCCATGTGAGTTGAGCTTCCAATGCACTTAGTATTACCTCCTTTGACAAATTGCTTTAAACGGCTTTCAATGGTTTTAAATTCACACGTCatatgagaaaattatccaaaaatccTGAAtctattacttttttatttatttattaatgcaGTCCTAAAAcctttaattttgctaattggaccctaaactttttataatttgccaattgaattcatccggccaattttagtcaaaaatTACTGACATGACAATCCAATCAGCACTAATCATCTTACGTAACACGATTGGTGCCGACTTGACAATCCAAATGGCCGTGGCAAGGGTTGCGACCCTTCGCCCGTGGATAGCGAGAGATATCTTGTCGGCGAGGGTCGGCGGAAGTTGCTGGTCCTCAACCAGTGGCTGACAACCCCTACAAccctttgaattgaaaaaggttataaaaaaaaaaaacaaagagaaaaaaataaaataaagaaaagtgaaaacatttaaaaaatgttaaaaattatcaacattagCATCGGTCATGCCACATCGAACAGCTAACGTCCACGtaattcaaaattgatcggataaactcaattggcaaaacatgaaaaatttaggactcaattggtaaaattaacaagtttaggattgaaatgacagaagtacaataaatttaagaatttttggacaattttccctaggTCTCATCCATTGATCAGcatctcataatttttttatatgtgaAGAGACTTCATACAGGGATCTTTGACAAAATACACGACTGTGACTTGTTATGAACGATATAGGAATTGCGACGCGACAAAATACACATGGAGGTCGTGCTCGAGGGAACATATCAGTGTCCCCATTTCTAAAGCGTGCACAAAACATGAGTTGGCCCGTAGATCAATGTTTAGATAGGTATGGAAGTTGGCCTCCGAAAGATACCAGCTTGTCACTATTTACACCCTATTCACAGTATAGAAGAGTTAGTGGGAATAATGGCACTCGTTTGAGCTTCACTTGTATATCATGTTCCAATTTATCCCTTAACTCATCCCCCAAAAAACCTATAACGAAAGAGAAAACTAAAAGTCCtaagcaaaacaaagaaaaaaatatcgaACCAGAATAACTCTACTGAAAATTActcaaaaatttacaaaagaaCATATATATTATCTCCTACCTGTGAAAAAATGGGGAACCATCAGTTTCCGCTTCAGCTTCTCTCTCATCTTGCGTAACCCAACCCGACTTTGCACATCTCGTCCGCAGCGGGGGCCTCCCAGCTTACGGTTCGCCTCTTCATCTTTTCGAACTCACTCACACAATCCTTCACCTTCAACCTCCAAACTCCCTTCCTCTGTTTCGCCAGCGCCTTCCCTGCCACTCTATCGAATATCTTCTCCCACCCGGTCTCCCACTCCCCATGCGCGTCACAGAGCTCGAGCGTCCCGTTCTCCCACTGAGTCCAGCTCCACCCTTTATCAAGGACCGGCATCACCCGCCCCACACATGCACCACGACACACGGGCGTGCATGGCCTGCACTTGGCGCCACTCAACGGACCCTTGCTCAAGATGGTGGCCACCGGAACTCCATACCGGCTCGGGGGGAACGCGTATTGGCGGTCCGAGACAATGCAGAAGGGGAGGCGCTTGGTGAGGTGGGTGACGTTCTGGGTGTTTAGCTGGGCGCGGAAGGCGGTCTCTGAGTTAAGTTGGCGAAACCCGGCTTGGTCGAGTTGGGGGATGAGGGAGAGACGGGAGAGAGCGATAGTGGAGGTGGGAAGGTCGCCGATGCCGAGGCGGTCGTTGAGGCCGCCATAGGTGGAGCCTGGTGGGATCACGTAGTGGCCCGGGATGAAGTTGTCAGGGTCAAGTGGGGCATTCCAGAAGCCATCAACCCGAGTCCGGACAATCCAGTCGTAAGTGAAGTTGTGACGGGCTTGGTGGGACTTGATCATGGTGAGGCATCCTTCCACTAGGTTGAAGTACTGCAATAGACCCTGCAGAAAAACCACTTTGTAATGAACAACTGTTTGTAGGAAAATGAACAACTGTTAtacgttcaaaaaaaaaaaaaatgacctacTGTTTGTAGGAGTGGCAAGTACGAGGCACACAACATTCATGAAGGCACTCAAAATTCAGCGTggtgcaaaaaatgaaagatgcaGTGTTTTACTTTTTCCGATTTCATGTAGGGTGTTAAAGTCTGTATCACACAAGATATATTGATTTATCTTGTGTGATATGATTGCGATAAtatccaattccaattccaaaATATATGATATCTTGATGAGCACCATATTGATGCATTAAATTTAAATTCTCGATTACAAATAAGTGTCATTAACAAGTTCCAATTAGTTTCAAATACAGTCAATTATAAAATGGCCACCCCTGCATAGTAAAATTGTCCTGCAaacacatcatcatcatcatcaagaagCAAGGGGGATTATTTGGATTTAAATCACACCAGATTTAGTCAACTGAAATTGTCCCTTGCAAAGAGAATATATCCCCCAAATTTCCCATTCAAAGGTGAGTTAGAAAACTCAACATGGACTGTCTTATAGAAAATATTAGGAAATGTTTATAATCTTGAAACTCTAATCGTTCATCTAGGTCCCACCAATCGGTAGTACAAATCTATAAGGATAAGCAAATAAGTAAAAGATCAAGTTAAAACAGTCAAATAATATCTTAAACATCTGAGATCAGGAAACCACATCAGTAGAAAAATCTTGATTATTATCTACTAGGCCCCCATGACGCACAAAATTAAACTAAATACAAATAATACCTCACGAGTTAGATCTGACTTTTGGTGTTTGATTGTGGGTGCGGGAGCCGGGTGGGGGGTTGTTGGGATGGGGGGAGTAGTTTAGCCAATTGGATTGCATCTCATCTAATGACACAGATCTAATGCACTCAAATAATCCGGTTACATACGAGCTTTTCGATCTAATATGCTGCACCTTAATGTTCCCCTGAATATAGTAGATAGGAACCGATACAGGCCTTAAAGAATAATCATTGACATTCCTAGATTATTCGTAAGAGGCCTAATGGGTATTCCTGGTAGGTGGCAAGTGGGTGGTCATGTTGGTGGAAGGTTGGGCCCCACACTTTTTTCTTAATCCGACGATCGTGATGGTGGCTTTGCCAAATGCAATGAAGATCTTAGAAGGGGGGtctcaaaattaaaatatttccgatctttgacttttcttcatCCGGCACAACTCAATCAAGAACAGTTAATACAGAACCCCACAAAAAACAACAACTCCCTCATTAAAGAACCTTTCCTAAAGCCAAGAGCCCTAAACACAGAACCAGAAGAGAAGCACCGCAGAAGATGCGGGCTCTCATCAGTTGGAAGATGAACGAGTCTAGTCTTTCAGTTCCCATCTAATCTAAAAACCCAGTAACAACCTTGTCGCAGTTGCTTAACAACAAGTCAAATTGCAATTGGAGATGAACAGAAATGTCAAccggaagaaaaaatcaaagtatGCACTGTAACCCCCAAATATACGAGTTTAGCTGTTTCAATTCGTGCCAAATGATAATCTTTATCATTGGACTGATAATAAATATTGCCATGTAGAGCAAAAAGGCAAGATTAATAATGCATTGGAGGAATTACTGAGAACAGGATCTCTGTAAAATCTAAGTCGAAACGATACAAAGGGAGAAATCAAAACTGAACGTTGCAGCAGAACAAGAGCGACAATAATGAACAAAGCATCCTGATTAGTCGAACTTAATGCGCTGTAAACTATCATCGCAGACCCTACAAAGACATTGCTATAATTACTTTTGAGTCTGATTCCCAGCGTACCTGAATTCCGTTGGGCGAGTTACTGGCGGTGAGAACCCGGAGCTCCGGCGCCGATTCCGCCATCGGCTCCGGGCGAAAAATCCGGACCCCGGCGATCCGCGGCGCACTCTTCAGCAATAGGAACTTGAACGCGTTCTCATCGAACGGGCTGTGCAGGAAGAGATCGGAGTTGGGATAGACCTTGAGAATCCTCTCCACGATCGACGGCCCCGTGAGCTCGAACCTCCTGGCGCCGCCGACCAGGCACACCGCTATTCTCGACCGATCCAGCTCATCCTTCCACGGTCGGGGCGCCACGGCCGGCGCCGACGGGGCGGCGCTCAGGTTCGCGGCCGCGGGGACGGCGCCGCGGGGGAGGGTGCGGTTGAGGAGGATGCTGCGGAGCGGGGCGAGATTGGAGAAGGGATTGGCGGGGGAGGAGatggagaggaagaggaggagggacaAGGGAgggaggacgaggaggatgaAGCGCCAGTCGAGATCCGCTATCCATCGCGCGAATTGCATGGCGATCCCGAGCGGCCTCTTCAGCAGCATCTCTCCTCAGTCTCCATGAGAACTTTCCCTCGAGAGAGATTGTGCCAGCGCCGGTGATGAACGTTGAATAATCAAGTCCTGTTTCTGGAAAACACTTCTCGAAGACTGATGGACtataccttctctctctctctctcctcttgttttgggttggggaagaagatggcgaGATCTTTAGGCGTGAAGATGAGAAAAAGGTGGTTGCGGCCTCCGGACGGTAAATGTGAGACGTTGCAGGGGGCTTTTAGGGAATTTCAACTGGCTTCCACTGCTCTCGCATTCAAATCTCTTCGTCTTCTGGGGTCGGTTTGCTTTTGCGATTCTGTATGTACTCGCGACTTGGCGCGAGGCTACTGCGGACGGAGAGCTGACGTGGCCCCTGggtattatttctctctctctctctctctctctctctttttttgttgagAAATCAATGTTTTGTTCCAAGACGTTTTCAGATCAGTACTTCTCGATCGTTTGAATTTCAACGAGGGCCCCCTcactatttttaaattttccctccTGCACTAATTCATGAATAATTTTCAATCTCACAAAACTTTATCGCCCGATTATCCTTCGTCCATTCTCCTCCATATTCCTGAACTACAAGATTTGGACGGCGGGTGAGCTGTGCTCGGCACAGGCCTAAGCCTTCTGACGGAACACTATTCTGCCAATATGACCGACGGAGCAGCCGCTATTTCACTTGGTTGTGGAGCGAATAATGTGACAGGAGAGTAGGAAACACCAGCAACTGGAACTAGATGGGGTATGCCACCAAGCCATGGTGGGGTGCCCTCTCCCATCAATCCCACGATGGGAGACCATTCACTACGACTCGAGCGGTACCCAGAGAGAAGCCGCATTCAGCTGATACAGCCATCTCGACAATGCACGGCGGTACTCCTAAGAATGCATTTGATGCAtgggaagtaaaaaaaaaaaaaaacagacagaAAAATAAATGTCACAAGGAGAAGGCTATGATTTGCTGCTTTTTTCCCGCATTCTCTCGGAGATAGAATGTTCCCCGACACCTACTTccagggaaaagaaaattcgagGAACAGCCCAGCCCGTCTAGTTAATCCTGTAAAACCACCTTACTCATGACACATCCTCTACACATCACCTTTTACTCGCATTCGGGCCCTTCACCGCACTCCCCGGAAATGGATGGAGAATGTTCAATCTCTTCCATTGGAGGTGAGAAAGTCTCCTGCCCTCTTTTTGTGACCGTTATCACTTCGCTCTTATGAATGGTCCCGAGGTGTATGTACTGATTCCTGGCACTAATCTTAATACACAGGGTCATCTGGTAGAGCAGGTCGGCAAGAGAGCTGCATATTCTCCAGGAAACGGGAGAGAACTCAATTTGGTAAAAAGGTCAGTCCGATTCTATTGCAGACTATTAACACGGTCAAGACTGCGGTGACTAGTCTGAAAGGATATCTTCCAACTCAGGTTCGTCAGAAGTGACAACATCAGCATCGTAGTCCAACAGTGTCTCATTGAATTGACTGTTCTCTTGAAGGCCATCTCCATTGTCCTCATCATCTGGGTCAGACCATTCTGGATCTTCATTCGAGTTCTGATCATCGACTACAACGTCCTCATCTTTTGTGGGGGTGTCCTTGCCTTTCCCAATTTTTCTCGAGCTTGAATCTCTCTTTGCCTTAGACTCGGAGTCCTCACAGATGCAGGAGGATGGGTTCTCATGAAACTCGCCTCTACCGGGTCTCACTTCCATTGGCTCCCCCATGAAGCCTCTCTGATAACTACGGACTTTAGATGCAAATGCTTCCCAAGTCATGTTACTCTTGGCTGAGGATAAGCGATACAGTTTCTTAGCATTTGGACGAATAGTAGGTTTATGCCCAAAATACCTCCTGCAGTAACAACAGAAAGAGTCAGACCTTGGAGAGACCTAGTAGAAAGATGTGCACAAAGCATGCATCTTGACACAGCAAAACACAAATTACCGCATTCTGCATACCTTCGACCAGCTAATATCCTAGCCATATTTCCATTGTTGTTGGTGGCAAACACATCACTTTCATCACAAACAATGAAGTCAAGTGCAGCCATACgagaggaaaatgaagaaaatggttCCAATTCCTTTTTACTGGCTAAAGTTTCTTTGGTATAGAATTTGGGGAAGAGGGCCTTCAGAGGTGCAAGAGTCTCTTCCCCTCCATATATTTCACCAGATGCCACATAGATGTGCACATCGCTACCATATCCAAGGGCCCTCAACATCAGGCCAAGTTCCTCAGGAGTGAGTGGGCATTTCCCTTGTCTCCTTGCTTTATCAGGGTTAATAATCTGCAAATTAATTGACGTAATCTGCAAATTAGTTGACATGCCCGGGAGTTCACTAAAGTTTAATGTGATAAATATCAGACAagcatcatttatttttttatttttacaagttCCTCCCATCTTCTCTAACATATTGCAAACAAAGCATATAAAAAGAAATGCATGGATGTAGGAAACTTACATGTAAAGTCTTCCACCTTTTTCTAATTGCACCAAGTTCTTTGATTTCCTTCTCCCCTCCACCATAATAGCAGCCAGAGAATGCGAGCATATCAGGTTCAAACCTATGGGAAGAATCTCGTTGTGTCAAGCTATCATCCAAAATACATACGTATTGCCACAGCCAAAGCAATGTCATCCtttgaaaagcaaaagaatATTCAGATGCCAACACATAGACATGCCACACAAATCAAATTCAGGTGGCTGAAGTCCCAAAATGTTGCCTATGTTACGAGACTTAAAAATCATAACTGTCAAATTTTGATCATTTCCTGTAAAATATGATGAAGTGCTACAACAGACAGGTATAGATATTGTCGTTCAAtcctggaaaagaaaattctcacAAAGACAAGAGGTTGCCATATGACAACCCACTATGGGTATTCAGGCACTTAGAGATGAAGCGCAAGGTCAAGCAATGCAGTAGATATATTCATCTGTAGGCATTCCTAACAGCACACAATACTCATTGTACAATTCATATTTTAACACAAAACACAGAATTATGGTTGGAGATTCAAAGTTAGGGGAACAAAGACAAATAACCTAAGAAGTACACTTAAATTGTCATAACACTAGGCAGGTGCCGAGTAGCAGGAGAGGGAGGGACAAGAGGTTTCGGATGCAAAACTTGGACCTCACAAGATTTTACCAGTATACTGAACCTGAAGGTTAGCAGTATCAGGTTCCACCGATCTAACTGGTTAGGCTACTATCACCGGTCACTTTAATTAAAGACGCTCCAGAGTCAAATATGTAGTGTCTATGAAAAATGCGCCAATTTAACACAAGCCGGGTATGGCTGAGATGGCAAAATGTGCCCTTGTAGGAAAGTAAGGCCGAGGGTTCGGGCTCCATCAGTGCAGGCTGTTTTTATGTTTGAAAGAGTCACCTAAATAGTACACCAATAATTTTCGCTAgaaattgccaaaagaaaaacGCTGTGCCCCAATGGTCAAGCGTCAGGTGGGAGTTGGAAAGGGCTATGATTGAACCCCTTATCCAACCACCACCAAACAGTAGTTTTTTAAAGATGTCCCCAGTATGTCCCCAGATCCAGTTCAAACCAAAACCAGTTCATCGGTTGAATCGGGTCAAGTCCAATGCTTGACTCGTTCTTAGTCCAGACCGTATAGTGTGCTGAACCAGATTGGTGGCCTGACCAGTAACCGGCTGAACTGGTAGAGCTGGCCAGCTCGGTCTGGTTTTGGAAACACTGAATTCGAGTTTAAAGAGGATTAAACACAATCTGTTTACCTTAAATGCAGGGCAATGAAATTTTTGCTTCTCATTCTCATTCGCTGCACCAACTTATCGCCCATCTTGCGTATAGGATTGGTGAACTTTAAAGCGTGGTAGTTAACTCTACATCGTAGTTTCTGCAGTCCTGTATCCAACTTGTTCGAGAGTCTGTAATCAAACTTAGTGAGCTGCACAACCTGTTGTAAGAATGAATACCAAAAATGTGACAATCTGACAATAAAGAATGTGTGTCATTTAAATTAGAAGATCCAACAGATGAAGCATATTCATCCAACCCATCTCTATCCATTTTAATTTACCAAACAGGGGAAAAAGAAGTCAAGCCCATGAAGCTATCCACTTTGTGGCCATCAATCTAGATACCATTAAAACCAGATGTACGATAGTAATGAAATGTCTGAACAACTTGATGGCATAggtctcattttctttttattttccatcatATTCAGCAGAGATTAAATAGAGTGAAAACCCCACATCGGGTAAGATAgggagaaaatcaaataaatggaaaattgaGTTTGATTTCTATTACCATGTCATCAGGTGTTTGATGCTTCTTCCACAACCATGTCAGTTCTGTTGCATGCTTGAAAACTTTCATGATTCTGTCAAAATTATAAGTTCTCTAGAGATTCAAATCGAAATGCGATTCAATCCATGCTCCCTGGATACACACTTTATGAATTCAACTTACATACAACTAATGGGTCTCCAAAATAGTTTTCTTCTCACATTGCCATTAGACACTAAGAATTAATCTCTGCTGAATATGTGCATCAACTTTTTTGGAAAGTTGGAAATATCATGAGCTCTCTACCAAAAGCATCAATTGAGCGAACAGAACAAGGGAAAAGAATCTATAATTacaagtaaaaaagaaattgactgAACAAAAGGGACTGGAACAGAGAACTTACATGCCTTTTCAAAAGAACAGGCAGTACACGATTGTGATAGCATCTTTCACTACATTTCCTGGGGACACGCATGGAGCGGAAGCTCCAAGGTTTTCCTCCCTTCTTAGGAAGCTGCTTTATTATTTTCACATCATTTGCAAGAGATGAGATGAACCAATCAACATCAAATATCTCTGAGAAGTCACTGCACAGCGAGAAGATAAAAACTGGTCAGCTAAATGGAACAACAAAACCTGAAGAAAACTATTGTCCTTTCCAGATATCGCAGCTATCAACAAGAGCTTGCATATTTTGAATGGAGAAAGGGAGTGCATGCAATCAATCACACAAACCTGGCGTCCTTCCAGAATGATTTTTGGTCGAGTTTAGGAACAACAAGAGTGGCATTCAGAATACGAGCAGCAACAACTGCATCTGTAATCTGAAAAAGAACATATTAGGAGAATGTCCAACGTGTTTAACTGTCAAGGGATGACTAAAATCATCAGCAAAACAATGGGCAGCGTAAATTGtaacaaaagaaaacatggcAGCATAACTTAGAACACAATATCAACTTAGGTAGATATTTCCTATGTGACTTCTTCCAAAAGCTAAATGAAATATGGAGCAagtccaaggaaaaaaaatatgccTGGCAGCCATCCATCACAATTGAGTAGATGGAACAGAAATGAGTATCTCAAGCTACATCATATTCAGCCCTAGACCTCGCCCGTGAAGTAAATCATCGCACCTACGGTCCAACCAATTGGGAGAGAATCAATAGATTCCTTTTCGATGTTCCAAGATAAAGCACATCAATCCAAGTTCCCCTTGAACAACTTATCTAGTGCAAAGCCAACAATTTAGCAGGGATAAGGTAAAGTTCAGTGATTAGGGAACAGAAAATTAGAGTGAAGCACAAAATAGTTGTGCTCGAGTTAGAACTTACTCTTTCATTTAATGTGATGTCAATCAGCAAGGATTAAGAAGATGCATATCTATAGTTAAATTGAAAGACTATGCTTCTTCAGTGACGCAATAAAAACATTTAACAGTCAATACAATTCCCCTGAAAAGCAAATGACAACAGAATCATAGTTGACATCAATCGACAGCATCATTTACATCTGCCATCTGAAAGTGTCCAATTTTAATTCCAATCATTTGGACAAAAATCTTCTAAGCAAGTTCTTTGGTGAGTTTTGTGCAGTCATACAGACTAAACCCTCAAAGCAGAAGATGAATGGAACATTAAGTGTGTGGGCAAGCTTTGACTGTTATGAAAGGTACAAGATCAATAAACTTACTCCAGTCCTCTGTTGGTTCAAGCCTCCGCTAGTCGCAATCATCAAGTACCGGTTTGGCTGGGTAATAGCTGCGGCTCCTAGACAATAATGACCACATCTGATTCATTACATCATAAATGCCTATTTTACTGAATCATAGGAAATTAGGAAGAGGGATTTCATGACAAGGTATAAAAAGCCATAGCACATTTTAGGAACCTTCCAACTTGCCAACAAGAGTTAGGATCAACTGCAAAAGCACACGAGGCATGTCTATCCCAACTGCTGAACAAGGTTTCAAAGTTTGGAACCGAACAGGGGATCAAAATCTTAGAAACATTTCCCAGGTACATTCTAACTACTCAGATTGACGAGATTATTCAAACTAGTATTCGGAGGACACTAGATAAATTCATAGACGTTTTGCGAATGATGACTCACTGGCAAACTTGGTGCTCGCATTGCTGCATCCGCAATAGAACTCAGAATTCCGCGAACTCCAGATGTCCCGTTGTAGTTTGCCTCCACTCTTCTGGAGTGAAATGACAGGAAGCGAACGTTGAgcgaattcagaaagaaaaaagactaATCAAAGCGAAATGGAGTCAGTTCAATAGAGAAGCTAACGACCCACCACCGGCACACGAAACGACACAGTCGCAGCGGCCCCATTGTCGACTCCATCACTAATCTGCAATCGAACCACTCTCAAGTCAATTCGAtcggaaatcatccaaacaagcACATCTAATCGCTCACTGAAATGGAGGCAGACGGAGGGCGACACCCCGAACAACGCACGCACTCTACAGACGACGTCGAGGGAGCCACACGTTACCTTGGAACGGTGGTGATGGGAGCGACGGCGGTCCACCTCGATAGGAGGACGAGCGAAGAacgaaaggagagagaaaaggaggaggagagcgcAGGAGGAGGCGACTATCACCGGAGAAAGCCGCCGAAGCCGATGATACCAGTTGTGGCGCCGCCGCGGCAAAGCCATgcgcggcggtggcggtggcggtggcggtggcgaacCCCGTCCCgcactctctatctctctccagATGTCAATGCAACAGCCTCAGATTCACGCGAAGGGCGTCAAGCTCCAGAGCAGCGATGGGAGGGTGGGAGGGGAGCGAGGCCGATCTCCGGCGAGACGATCTCAAGACTGGCTTTCAGCTGACACTCGGCAACGCTCTCGGCAGGCGGAGAAGGCGGAGGTGGTGGTCGTGGCGATGGCGGAGGAGGGAGGTTCGGAAATCTCTGGTCTTTTTCTCCCTCCGCGAGCCTGTAAtgggatggaggaggaggaggaggagggtgatTAGACTTGATGCGAGGGGGTTAATGTGTTAATCCCCAACGAAAAGCTTCTCGGCTGCGCCAGTGTGGCAGGGTGTCACGACGATAGTTAAGCCGGTGCGTCCCGATGTTCTCAAGTTGGCTCGGTGAAGATCTGGCGTTCGAGATTTGAGATCCGCGTACGATTATCCATGAGACAATTTTCCCGAGACAATTTTttcctcgaaaaaaaaaataaattcccaAGTGTTCGTTTTGATTACCACCAAACCCATTGTTGGAAGCCGGTGGTGGTCACTTAATAGGAACAGAAACGTTGTATAGAACAGCTGTTTTCCGGGTCCCGGTTTTGTTTGAGCTTCAGATCAACTTTGAGAAGCACTTGCCCAATGTTCAATGGATTCATTCAATGAACAACCTACCTTTAACCGTTAGGGACGCTGAATGATTCATAACAAATCTCGCGTGACTACGAGCTGATTTCCGCTAATTTAAGGACCTGCATTGATACAGATTCGCGCACGCGCCGCCCATCCTAAGCAAAGTATACATGCAAAGTATACTGACCCGGAAAATGCCTCCCTTCAACGGCAACCGACGGAAAGGTGAAAAGAATTCACCACCATTGATGAAACCGCCGCCGCTCTTTTGTCAATCAACATTTCAGCCAAACGCCTCAAAAATCTCCAGGACTGCATGCCTTGAATTAGCGTTCCACATACAGCACAT from Rhodamnia argentea isolate NSW1041297 chromosome 2, ASM2092103v1, whole genome shotgun sequence encodes the following:
- the LOC115738567 gene encoding uncharacterized protein LOC115738567, which codes for MLLKRPLGIAMQFARWIADLDWRFILLVLPPLSLLLFLSISSPANPFSNLAPLRSILLNRTLPRGAVPAAANLSAAPSAPAVAPRPWKDELDRSRIAVCLVGGARRFELTGPSIVERILKVYPNSDLFLHSPFDENAFKFLLLKSAPRIAGVRIFRPEPMAESAPELRVLTASNSPNGIQGLLQYFNLVEGCLTMIKSHQARHNFTYDWIVRTRVDGFWNAPLDPDNFIPGHYVIPPGSTYGGLNDRLGIGDLPTSTIALSRLSLIPQLDQAGFRQLNSETAFRAQLNTQNVTHLTKRLPFCIVSDRQYAFPPSRYGVPVATILSKGPLSGAKCRPCTPVCRGACVGRVMPVLDKGWSWTQWENGTLELCDAHGEWETGWEKIFDRVAGKALAKQRKGVWRLKVKDCVSEFEKMKRRTVSWEAPAADEMCKVGLGYAR